TAAATAATGCttataaaaagagaaattttctgaatataaaataaaaaaccatCAACCTCTACAACTTTATACAAAACTTTGGATACAGCAGATTGATGGAAAAAGATCTTCCATTCAGTGCTAgaatacctggctacagtaaaaTAATTACAAGGCAATAAATGTTCTATTTAATATTAAATAccttttcttgattaaaaaacaaaaaatgaaagggattttttttaaagtcaggtACTTGGAGTCTTTCCAGACACAGGATttaatatatacttttaaatagAATGCATATCAGAAGATGGCCTATTTCTGAGACACAGAGTTTTCTTTAGCTGTCCTGTGATCTTTAATTTTAGAAAGCTAATGTTTAAGTGGCTGCTCGAATCTGGTAGCTCTTCATCATACTCTGCAGAGGAGGAACTGAGAATTTTGTTCTGATTCTTGCCACTTGCAGGTTTGAGCGACTGGGCCAGGTACTGTGCTCCGTGTGCAGGGGCTTTTACCCATATTATTGCTCTTTGCAGTATAAGGTCCAACTCTTTCCCATGGACAAATGAGTGGAGTAGAGGACACAGCTTTAATGTTTTAGACACCTTCTGCAACTTCTACGTCAAATCACTGGCACATGAGAAGTGGCATCTGACCCTGCTAATGACACCTGATTGATCTTGGACACCATCATCTGTGGAGAAGCCCACCAggacatagttttttttttttttttttaatttcaagggtTAATACACCATGAAAATGTGAGCCCAGCAGGAGTGGGCGGATGTGGCCAAGGAACaccagggagcaggaggagggacaAACACTGATTCTTCTGCAGTGAGATGTGTTCTGGGACATGTGTGGCCACACCTAGGGCCCAAAGTCGTTGTCGTTACAGAGCTTCTAGGCTTGAGCTGAAGCCCTCATAAATGAATTGCTAATAGCTCAAGAAATAATCCTATGGGAAGGAAAGGGTCTGCCTGGAATTGTGATACTGCTTAGCACAGCCTGCTAAAGGTCTACCCTTCCCATCTGCCCTAGCCTCTCTTGCTGGACAAGGCGGTTTGAACAATTCTGATGGGAGAAATGCCGATGAGAAGGTTTGGACAGAAGTCTCTTTGCAATAGCTACTGTCTTCTGGTCTGTTATTCATACTGAAAGTTGGCATAGCAGCTAACCTGGCATGTGTCCTGTTACCAGAGAGATGCTGTGAGCTCATGTTGTGATGAAAGGTCATATTAAGGGATACTTCATAAATAGGTGCATCAACATTGTGGATCTGCCCAGTTCTGATCTTGGACTGCCTGGAAAGATGGCAACAAAACCTTAAAAATCTCCCTTCAGCAGTTGCACAGCAAGGAGCTGGATGGGGTAGTGACACAACTCACATAGGAGATCACAGCCTCACCACGTCTGCTCTGCTCTTAGCTGAGGCTTGTGCCAAATGTCAGAGGATCAGCTCTGGCCTCTGGTTTCCTGCCATTCTCCCCAGTGGGATTATAGGAGGTCATCTCAGGGGGTGAGGAGCAGAGATGGCAAAGGGGAGGTGAAAGGAGAGACTGGCTGCAAGGCTCCCTTTGCAAGCTCACTTAAACATAATTGTTAATCCAAAATCATCTCCTTGGAGTTGGAAGGAAAGAGTCTGGCTGGTGTGGGGAGGTGGCTCCTTTCCTTCTCACACTGCATCTACTGAAACTGGGACAGTCTGTGCAAGCAGGCAGGGGAAGCCTGTATTTGTTCAGCTTTCAATGTGTTAAATTCATTCCCACTTGAAACCCTGTATTAGCATCTACGTGGGCCAGGCCTCcagaggagggcagagctggaagcTCTGGGCATGTCTTGTTAGTGGCATGCTGACTGATCGCTGTGGCTGTGCCTCACTTGGACCTGCGATGTCCCCCCTCCCTGGGCAGTCCATCATGCCAAACAGCATGACAAACGTCAGCGGATAAGTGATCTAACATGTCTGCGGTGTCAGGTCTAGCCTCAAACCGCCTCAAACTGCTTGGTCGAGACTTGGTGATACTGTGAGTCTTCTCTGCAGTGCTGGTGCTGGCTATATGAGGGTGTTTGCCCTGGTCAAAGTGGCCaagggctttgggtttttttatgccATCCTCTGAAGTGTGAGGCCACTGTGTGGAAGCTGATCACAGGGCAATGAACCCCTGGCCCGGCTCCGGAGCAACCTTGCCTCAGCTGGAGACCAACCTATGGTTACTTGCAGGTGTGGACATCGTAGACACGTATGCACTCCTGGCAGCTCACATAGCAGCACCAGTGGAAGATGCAGTGACACTTCTCCTTCCGTTTCTCAGTCCTGGTGTTGTGGCCACGACCGCAGCACAGCAGGTCGCAGCCATCGATCCCGTGGGAGGTGACGTTGCATGTTCTGTCCCTCGTCCCAAAGGAGCCCGTCTCTGGATTGGGCTCACAGAAGTTGGGGGAGTTCTCATAGTAGACCAGATCCCGCTCTGTTGGTGGCTTGAAAAGAGCGTACTTGGCTCTAAGAGTTTCTACCCATCCCCGAGATTCTCGGTGCTTTTCAACAACCATCTCGGAGGCGCTGTCATATTTATCCTTCAGGTAGTCACCGATTGCCCGGAAGTCAGGCTGGGCCCACCAGCAGGTCTTGACCTCACAGCTTCCCGAAAGACCGTGACACTTGCACTTGAGGTGCATGTGATCTAGAATGGTCTGTCCGGAGGAGAAAAAGCAGGCACTCAGCAACAGATTACAACCCTTCTTATTTGCTTGCAAATCCACCCTTTGCTACCTGGATATAGATGTCTGACCTGAGCTTGGTCTGGAGCGTGTAGGCTAGCTGAAAACTCACTGGAGCTATGGCATGTAGCAGAAACAACTCTAGCCAGATATGTTGCACTAGAGAAACATCAGGACGTGACTGAGACTTGGGCGTATGCTCTAATCAAACTTTTGCAACAGGATCTCTCTGTGCCCTTTAGCGTATCACTTAGGCCAAAATTCTCCTACTGCTGCCctcccgccctccctccctccctccagaatGCTTTGCCTGAATTGAGACAGCTCTGCGGTTGCTTTCCAAACACATCAAGCACTTACAGGTGTCAGCTAGACGGCAGGTGTCCCACACCTCTGAAAGCTAGACCTGAATCCCACTGCTGCAAGTGCAGTAAATAACGTTGAGCGCTGTCATTGCAGAGCATGTGAGATACTTTTCCCAAGACCCTTTTATCACAACTGTCACGGTCCTCCCTGTCCTGTTGGTGGGAAATGACAGCCCAGAGTAACTGAGGGTTAGGGGATGTCTCTGGCACAACTGGATCTAGGTTGACTCCCCAGGTCATAGCTTTACaaacaacttttctttttatatccTGAGTCTGTCAATTTGCactagaaaggaaatgaaattgtAAATCTAAGGACATTACACTGTCTTCCCCAGAAATCTCATCCATGTGGAGCAAAATCATCACTGATTATTGTTAAATTATTAGCCATATTTTTACAGGAAATCATCAGTCATTGTTACCACACATTACAGATTCAAGCTTCTGCCCTTCCACTTCTGTCTATCGTGGCTATGGAAAAGTGATACCTACTTGGGTGTTTAGTGTTTAAGTGCTATTTGAAAGATCTCACTGTAACATGCTTAAAGTGTATTTAGTTTGCAAGTGGCCTAGAGCAGGTAGTTGCATAATTGCCTGCCTACAATAAGAGTCACTAGATAGGACAAGATAATAACATGCAACCGGAGTTCAAGGGCAATAACGCAATGAGTAACACAATGGGTTCGAGTGTGTTGTGTCCTGGACCTGGAGCATGCTCTGGTATTTGGCATCTTGTGTACGATGCCGGCTACTCAGTGGAGCACCTGAGGGCTGCCTGGGCAGTGGGGAGCTGCATGGTCCTGCCCATGCTCTGTCCTATGTCTCTGTGTGATGCCACTTAAACAAATAGGGAGAGTTTAGGAAGGAATTGTCTGGGAGGAAAGCCTGGATCACCATTGACCTGGGGCCTTGGAAGTTAGTGTTGGGTGTCTGTGAGCTGAGAAAACCTGTGCTGCCTTGAAAGACTTTTGCCCTGGAAGCAAACTATGCTTTAGCTGTCTTTCTGCTTGTCTTAACCTGCACCTGTCTTTTTGGAGAGATATGGAGCAGAAACTTGCTGGTAGCCTGGGAATAATCCCAGAAAGCTCCTGCCTGGGCTTTATCATGGTCCTATTACACCAGCGCAAGGCTGTTGCTGTAGTAGGAGCCAGACTGGGCCACCCACCCATGCATGGTGACCAGCACTGGAGCAGAGGTGTTAGGCTGATCACTCACCGTCCTGCCGGCCTCGTTATTGTGCCTGTTCATGGCTGAGCGGGCGTCCGGCCGGTTCTCTCGAGCATCTGCAAATTCCCGGGACACCAGCACTCCGAAGTCAGCATCCTCGCTGCATCCCCCCCATTTCCAGCCATCTCCTGGAGGCCCTTTGTGGTGGGAGTCACAGCCACAGATTGTGGAGGTGCCCTCGGCGCAGGAGCGGGTTACAGCAAAGGCCACACCTGCTGACGCAATGGCATGGACAAAGGCAGACTCTCGCGTGGCTGGGAATAAAAAGAGTCCAGGGGATTATTTGCTAGGGTAacactttttgttttccttaccaACCTCCTTCAGCGTCatctaaatttcattaaaaaaaagttattatttgTTCACTTTTCAATTAACACTTTCTGAATCAGGTGGTGCTGACTGGCATTGCCCTTCGAAACATACAGGCAGGAACAGTGAGTAGGAGAGAAGCATGACTCCAACTCTGCATATCACAAGTGCAGTATTTGGCCCAAATACAACAGGTACAGTATTTGATCTGGCGCTGGTGCTCATGCTTAAACAAAAAGACAGTGTAAGCTTGAGGGGAGCTCAGAAAAGAGTTACTGGAATAATTCCTGGTCTGGAAACCCAGAGAGGGCAAAGGGACTCAATGCCTGGAAATTAGTCCAAGGGGAGATGAAATAACTTCTCTATGTGCTGAAATGGGGAAACAGTTTCAGATTATACAGAACAGACAATGGCAGAGCAAAGCCTAAGAGCTAGAAATTAAGCAAATCTAGACTAGACTAAATGTGACTTTAGAGTAGTGACCACTACTGACCACAAAAAAAGCCTTCCCATAACACTCCAGCCATTGACTCCATACATGATCACACCAAGGTGGTCCCAGGGATGCAGCACACGTGGCAGGTGAGACTGTGTGGCAGGGGCCCTCCTGACACAGTGCAGCTGGGAGACAATCTGTCCCTATGAAATAATGTTTCAGAGTTAAGCTTTGACTATCTCACCCCAAAAATGAGTTCCTGAAACAAAGTGAGACAGAAGAAAATATCCCTTCCGACCCTTTGGCAGGCAGGAAGAGACTTTCAGAGGTGTCTGGGCTGCTGTGACAATGACAGCAAAGGCTGTTTGCTTGCTGGTGGAGGGCGGATGCCTGTGTGCACCGGGATGAGACTGGCTGAGAGCTCAGGATGGGATGCTGGCTGAATCACTTTTGCTTCAGCTTCATGTGTTGGAGTATCTCTCCAGGTTGAAATGCCCCTCCAGACTGATAGCAGAGCTGTCAGGCTGTTCACCTTCATCTCTTGCTCTTTCATCCCTGCATCTAATTAACCCACCTGGCTCTGCAGTGGGCTAAAACCACTCTAGGATGTGAAGATGACCTTGCAGTTGCTCATTAATTATGGAACAATCCTGGAGGAAATCAAAGCAGATGAAACTCAAGTTTCTCCTGTGACTCTGTAACTATTGGCATGCTCCAGGTGCACAATTGCAATGGATGAATTTTGGCAGGTCCAGGGGAGCAAACCTGAACAAAAAGCTGGATGCTTTGAATGCTGAAGAAAGGGTTAAATAAATTATCCAGGATGCCTAGGTGGATTGGGAGCTGGGAATGTGGGCAAGTGGGAATCCTCTGTACTAACAGAGAGGAAATGTTTCAGCAGAACAGATACCTGAGCAGGAGGTGGGAACAAAACAAGGAAGAACTCCACGCTAAGGATGGATTTGCTGAACTGGAGCACCTCTGTCCATCACCTCTTCCACCTGGGACCTTCCCTGGTCAGTGTGCGAGACCCTGACACAACAATGACCTGGCTTTTGGACAGCAGCAGCCAAAAGACACATGAGTACGAGGAAGCCATCAAATGAAGATGTTTGCATTGACAGCCCTCTGGCTCTGAACAGGACGGCAAGGCCGAGCAGGATGGGTGGGAAACCAGACTAGAACTGcctgctctgtgcctggagcctcTGAACCCACTTCATCTGCCTCGGGGGCAATGAGGAGCTGCTGCTTTTCACCGTGTGCTAAAACCCCTTCAACAGCCCTGCACACTGCAGTAGCCTCTGCCTGAGACCCTTCCTTGCTCAGTGATGGCTGCTGTAAGCACAAGGAACCTCCTACTCAGGGTGGGTTGTTCTGGGTAGAAATGACCAAAGATCAACATTGAGGTGCACCCCTGGGCCTCAAGAGTAGGAGACATCAGAGATGGCAGCATGGGTAGCAGCTCTAAATAGCATACCCAAAACAGCGGCTGGGATGAAGCCATCTGGACAGACTTTCTTGGCCTGCTGCTACTGGACAAAACTTATGAGTTGTTAGAAGCACTAGCGAACAATACTGTAAGGGAATACAGCTCTGTCGAGGTTCTCTTTGGCAGTTCCTGATCCAAACTGCAGATCCCATAAGTGAGGGAGCATTTTTTGGAAACAAGAAATGGAGAATCTTTCAGCAATTGGATGTTACTTGATCACTCAGGACTTGAAGAAGGAGAAGTAAACGCAAGATTTACTTCCTTATGTCCCTTGTGCAACACGCAGGGAGGCAAAGGTGAATAGGTAGTCTAAAGAAAAAATGCAGAGAACTTGAAGAGGCCACCAAAAACCGCTGTAGACCTAAACCTAGCATTAGAGTGTGCCTAGGCGGATGGCCTGGTCCTCTTAATATGGTGGGATTTTCCTACTTTAATATCATGTCTTTGGAAGTCTTGCACTCAAATTATCTGTAGATGGATAATATGCTGTCAAACTGAAAAGACATTTCCTGTATTATCTATCTTGGTATGCTAATTCTTCAACGGGCCATTGTAGAAGTTGGGAGATGGGCTAGAGAAGCCACAACTCTGAACTGAGCTAGTCTTTGCCCTGGTGCTCTGACCAGTGGCTCTTCCACCTCTTCAAAAGTGGGAAAATGTCTAACTCCTTCAAATTTTCAACCCAAATTAAAGCCCAGCCAATGTGTATCCTTTGTTCCTGTAATCACTTTGATTGCTAGCTTCAAGTAGCCTTTTATGACCTGTGTTTTTACTTCAGGGTATTAACAGAGAAAAAGGCCTTCATTTTACTATGTTCAATGAGCAATATTCATTAAGTCTTTccataaaatgttttctgtttctctcatTAGCCTGGCTGCCCATGTCTGCGTCTGTTCCTGAGTTTGACTCCTCTCTCCGGAAGGGTGAGAAGTAAATGGACCGTTCCTGCTGAGGACTTACTGGGGCTGATGGAAAGCAAGTCCTACACCGGCTCAGAATGGGTCAGGGATTTCTCCTCCTTTAGGACACAGACCTTCAGGGTCTCAATGTGTTTTCCTGCTCAGCAAAGTGACGTGAAGTTGCTTTGGTCCCTGGACTTGGAGCGTGGGTTCTCAGAGTAATGACCTGGCTGTTCAGCTACAGAGTTCTGCTCAGgatgtttttaaagctttcttgggatttttttaaagcagacagTATTGTCCTAGTTCTGCTCACTTTGAAATCAACGCGAGTTTGACCATTGACTTCAGTATGGCTATACTAAATACAAGCTTTCCGAAGTACGGCCAAAGTAATATCTTAGTCTCAATTTTCTATTTGGGAACATCTTTCAGTCATGCTGGTTCAAAGCCTCTCTGTCTGAACCATTCTTCCTCGTATGCCAAGTCTACATGGGTACAGGACCATGGCAAATATCATTGGGTGGTTTAACCCCATGTGGCATCTCGTAAAGAGACCTTCTCTCCATGTGATGTGGTTGTCTCAAAAATGTTCTCCATAGGGATGGGTCAGAGGACCTGTCTCCCTCTGGGTGCTGGAACAGTCCAAGGTACAACAGAGCTGTTCTCAGTGGTCTTTCTCTCTGCCTGCATGCTCCGCACATGGCCTCTGCCTCTGTCCTTGCTCTCTGCCAATTTACATGACTAACTTAGCTCCTTTTCATAACTTCTTTTAATCTCTTTAAAAGTCTTTCTCCTCTGTGAACTCCCACTTTCATCTTCTTGGTCTCAAATGCAGCTTCCAGCCTTATCTTCTGCAATGTGTGGAGTGGGAAAGGGAAGAAACGGGGATGCTCTCGCCTCTGTCTGAACACCTCTGAGACAGTTACTAGACTATACAGGCTGAGTGAAGAAACTTTAGGAGAGATGCTGGCTCAAGTGTACCAAGGCCTGAAAAACAAACCTTGCAATGAGAGCCTTAAGGAACATAGTGGACAGAAGTTAGCAAA
This portion of the Apteryx mantelli isolate bAptMan1 chromosome 28, bAptMan1.hap1, whole genome shotgun sequence genome encodes:
- the WNT3 gene encoding proto-oncogene Wnt-3; translation: MDYHLLGLILSFLFNGTKVLAGYPIWWSLALGQQYSSLGSQPILCGSIPGLVPKQLRFCRNYIEIMPSVAEGVKLGIQECQHQFRGRRWNCTTIDDSLAIFGPVLDKATRESAFVHAIASAGVAFAVTRSCAEGTSTICGCDSHHKGPPGDGWKWGGCSEDADFGVLVSREFADARENRPDARSAMNRHNNEAGRTTILDHMHLKCKCHGLSGSCEVKTCWWAQPDFRAIGDYLKDKYDSASEMVVEKHRESRGWVETLRAKYALFKPPTERDLVYYENSPNFCEPNPETGSFGTRDRTCNVTSHGIDGCDLLCCGRGHNTRTEKRKEKCHCIFHWCCYVSCQECIRVYDVHTCK